Part of the Kushneria marisflavi genome, GGCACTGATCCCCGAGGCCATCGCCTTTTCCATCATTGCCGGCGTCGATCCTCAGGTCGGGCTATATGCGTCCTTTTCGATGGCGGTGGTCATCTCGATTACCGGCGGACGGCCGGCGATGATTTCGGCAGCCACCGGTGCCATGGCGCTTTTGATGGTGACGCTGGTACGCGATCACGGCCTTGAATATCTGCTGGCGGCGACCATCCTGACCGGGCTTTTGCAGATTCTGTGGGGCTATCTGAAACTGGCCAATCTGATGCGCTTTGTCTCCCGCTCGGTGGTGGTCGGCTTTGTCAACGCACTCGCCATCCTGATCTTCATGGCGCAATTGCCGGAGATCACCGGCGCCAATGCCACGCTGACGGTCTACGCCATCATGCTGGGCGGGCTGGCGATCATTTATCTCTTCCCGTATGTGCCGAAGGTGGGCAAGGTCGTCCCTTCGCCGATGGTCTGTATTGTGCTGATGACGGCCGTAGCCATGATCTTCGGGCTTGATGTGCGCACCGTGGGGGACATGGGCAGTCTGCCGGATAGCCTGCCGGTCTTCCTGATTCCTGATATTCCGCTCAATCTCGATACGCTCATGATCATCTTCCCCTATGCCCTGACCCTGTCGATGGTCGGGCTTCTGGAGTCGATGATGACCGCCACCATCGTCGATGATCTGACCGATACGCCCAGTGACAAGAATCGTGAATGCCGAGGCCAGGGCATTGCCAACGTGGCGACCGGTTTTCTGGGCGGCATGGCCGGCTGTGCCATGATCGGCCAGACCGTCATCAACGTGAAATCCGGCGGGCGGACAAGGCTTTCGACCATGACGGCGGGTGTGGGGCTTTTGATCATGGTGGTCTTTCTGGGCCCCTGGGTGGCACAGATTCCGATGGCCGCGCTGGTCGCCGTGATGGTCATGGTCTCGATCGGTACCTTTGACTGGGGCTCGATCCGTGATCTGCCCAAAAAGCCGCTGACCACCAACATCGTCATGCTCGCTACCGTGGCGGTGACCGTGGCTACGCATAATCTGGCCATGGGCGTACTGGTCGGCGTGCTGCTGGCGGCGCTTTTCTTTGCCAACAAGATTGGCCGAATCCTGCAGATTGATAGCGTGCTTGCCGAGCAGGAAGGCAAGCAGCAGCGTGACTATCACGTGCGCGGTCAGGTTTTTTTCGCCTCGACCACTCGCTTTGCCGATGCCTTTGACGTCAAGGAGGGGGTAGATCGGGTCTGCATCAACGTGACGCACGCCCATTTCTGGGACATTACAGCGGTCGAGGTACTGGATCGAATCGTCATGAAGTTTCGTCGAGAGGGCATCGATGTCGAGGTGATCGGGCTCAACGAAGCCAGTCAGACCATGGTCGATCGCTTTGGGGTACACGACAAGACCGATGGCATTATAGAGCCGGGCGGTCACTGAGCGTCATCATGTTTCCGGGCCACGGCATGTGTGCCCGGTATGAGCCACACTCGAACAACGACACGTGTTGCGGGAGATTCCCATGAGCAGAACCATCATTGCCTGCTTCGATGATCAGGCACGCTCTGACAGCGCCATCGGTGACTATGCGGCCTGGGCGGCCCGCCGGATCGAGGCGCCCTTGTGTCTTTTGCATGTTCTTGAGCAAAAAGTCATCACGCATGAGGATTATTCCGGCCAGATCGGGCTGGGGACTCGTGAGCGCATGCTGGAGGAGCGCACCGAAGAAGAAGGGCGAATGATTCGTCAGGCGCGTGACGAAGGACGCCAGATGCTTGAGGCGCTCAAGGCGCGTTTGACCGATGACACCCTGACGCCACAGACCCAGCAGCGCCATGGCGTGCTGGCAGAGACCCTGCGTGAACAGTGTCAAAAAGAGGATCTACTGGTACTGGGGCGATGTGGCCATCAGCACGATCATGAAGATGAAAGCACATCACTGGGCGCGCATCTGGAAGATCTGGCGCAGCATCTCGATGTGCCCATGCTGATCGCTCCGGCCCGGTTTCAGGTGCCGGCTCGTGCCATGGTGGCCTTCGATGGCAGTGAAAGAGGTCTTGAGCAGCTTTCGCGGCTGGTCAAATGGGGTTGGCTTGAAGGGCTCGAAACGCATGTGGTGCATGTCAGCGAACCGGCTGACAAGGCACCGGCCGAGCGTGGCGCTGAACTGTTGAAGGCGGCCGGTATTGATGCCCAGCCTGTCACTCTGGAAGGGGATGCCGGGCGCAAGCTACCGGCCTACGCTCGTGAGCAGGCGATCGATTTTGTCGCGATGGGCGCCTATGGACACAGCTCGCTGCGGCGCTTTTTGATGGGCAGTACGACCCACAGGTTGCTGGAGGCGATGCCGGGCGCGATTCTTTTGATGCGCTGATCACACCCCCACCGCCAGTAAAAAGGGGCGCCCGACCGGGCGCCCCTTTTTTGATCGGCTTCACAAGAGACGTTACTGCCCCATTGTGACCATGTCGCCCTTGAAGGCCACTTCGGTCACGACGTTGCCGGCACGGCACTCATAGCGCTGACTGTCCGGATTGGCGCGCTGTTCGTAGTAGCTGGTGATATTGACGATAGCATTGGCGCCGACCTGACGGGCACGCTCCTGCAGGGCCAGCAGCGACTGAAGCGCCGCCAGACGACAGGATTCGTCATCGGTACGTAGGGCTGCGCGTACCTTGTTGGAACTATAGAAGCCGCCACGACGTGTCTGAATGGCCGGATGCTGCTGGTCGGCAAAATAGAGCCGGATCGAGGGGTCGAGCTTTTCCTGCGCCTCGGGCTGCGTCATGACCTCGGACAGCGGCTGCATCAGAAAGGTGTTGCGTGCCTGTGCAGGGCCTGCCGTGGCCAGCATGATCAGGGCACCCGTCATGGCGGCAGCCAGTGAGACTTTAAAGGGCAGGTGGAAGGTCATCGAACGTCCTCCGGGAGGTATCAAAAAGGCAGGGTGCACAATGTAGCCTTTCACACACGTTTGCGAAAGGCCACGATGCGGGCCTCAGTCTGAAAACGGTTTACGAAAGGCCTGAAAGCAGTGCTGATTTCGCGGCAGTGCCACGACCCGGTGCGCATCGAGCCCCGGCACCCTGACGGGCTCAAGCTGCGCAAACGCTGGAATATCCTCGGGGCTGACCCGGTTATAAGGGGGGTGGTCATTCCAGCCCAGCAGCAGTAATCCGCCGGGACGCAGACAGTCAATGCAGGCGGTAAAGGCCTGTTCCACATCGGCCAGCTCATTCAACCCCCAGCCCAGCACGCCGTTACATAGCACGGCGTCGAGCCCCTCATCCGGGATATGATCGCCGAGCATGGTCAGGTTGCCCACGATATGGCTGTCTCCGCCAAAGGGGCGCTTGGCGGCGTCCAGATCGATGGTGGTGACCTCGGTGTCGCCCAGCAGTGACGGATAGTGATGGGTATACCAGCCACAGCCCACCATCAGCACGCGACGAATGCTGTCATCGCCTGCGATGGCCGGCAGAATGTGGTTTTCAAACATGATGCGGTCACGGTAAGGATAACGCAGCCGGACACCATGATGGTCCAGCGTGCGAAGGGTCGTGGCCGTCCAGCCATATAGCGCTGCCTTGAACGTCATGTATCGTCTCTCGTTATTGTCTTGTCGTGATACGAAACACTCAAAAACGAGCGCACTGCCTGATGCTGGCCTGAAAAAGCGCGATCAGAACAGTCCGCCGTTGACGGCAATCACCTGGCGGGTCACGTAGCTGCTGTCTTTCGAGCATAAAAAGCTGATGACACCGGCCACTTCCTCGGCATCGCCCATGCGCTGCATCGGGACGATTTTTTTGATGTCCACATCGATGTTATCGGTCATGTCGGTATTGACCCAGCCCGGCGCAATACAGTTCACCGTAATCTTTCTTTTGGCCAGCTCAAGCGCCAGCGATTTGCTGGCGGCGATCAGGCCGCCCTTGGCCGCGCCATAGTTGACCTGCCCACGATTGCCGATCACGCCGGCGGCGGAGGAGAGCACCACGATGCGACCGGGCTTTCGACGCTGAATCATGGGCATCACCAGCGGCCTGAGTACGTTGTAAAACCCGCCCAGATCCACGTTGAGCACGCTGTCCCACTGCTCATCAGACATGCCCGGGAAGGGGGCATCCTGATGAAAGCCGGCGTTGAGCACCACGCCATGATAGGCCCCGTGCTCGGCGATATCAGCCTCAAGACAGGCGCGTGCCTGCTCGCGGTCGCCGACATCGAATGACAGCAGGCGTGCCTGGCGACCCATGGCGGTGATTTCATCGGCCACGGCACGTGCGCCGGCCTCGCTGTGGCGATAGTGCACGACGATATCAAAACCGTCGCGTGCCAGACGCAGGGCGGCCGCCCTGCCGATGCCGCGACTGGCGCCGGTAATCAGGATGGTCTGTGACATGTCATCTTCCGATAGCGTTGGAGGGTATGTTCGTTGGCAATGAAGGGTTGAATGGACGGTGCGGCGATCATGCGTCATCCGGGGTCTGTAAAACACTCAACGTTGCCCTGGCCAGCCAGTCGTGTTCGGGGGTATCACCACTTCGGTAGAGCACTCCTTCAAAGGTGCCCAGGCCACTGTCGGCGACGGTGTCCACGCTGACTCTGACTTCCAGCGGGCAGTCAAAACTCAGGTAATCAGTGTTCGCCTCGAATCGTCGAGCGCCCAGCAGCATGCCCTGTCTGGGTGTGCCGCCCTCGCGAGGCTGCAGGGTTGACCAGGCCGCCGAGGCCTGGGCCATCCATTCCAGTGCCACCTGTACCGCAATGCCGCGGGTGCCGGCAAAAAGATCCCCGGATGAGGGGGTTACGGCGGCCACGATATGGTGCTCATCAGCATTGATGACGTGGTCGAGCAGACACATCGGCCCCTGATGCGGCACCAGCGAGGCCACGGGTGGCCAGACAGATTCCGGGCTGGACTCAGGCATCGTGACGCTCCAGCACCAGAGCGGCGTTGTTGCCGCCAAAGGCAAAGGCGTTGGAAAGCGCCACGCGCGGCTGTCCGGTGATCCCGGCATCTACCAGCGACAGGGGCATCAGCGAGGCGTCGAGCGGCTGATCATGAACATGGCGCGGCAGAAAGCCGTGTTCCAGCGCCAGCCAGCAAAAGGCGGCTTCAAGCGCACCGGCCGCGCCCAGCGTATGGCCGGTCAATGCCTTGGTCGAGCTGGCCGGCGGCTGGCGGCTGCCAAACACATCATGAAGGGCCAGCGCTTCCATCGCATCGTTATGTGTGGTCGCCGTGCCGTGCAGGTTGAGGTAGTCGATATCACCGGGAGTGCGGCCGGCCATGTCGAGCGCCTGACGGATGGCGGCGATGGCGCCGTGTCCATCCGGGGCTGGCGCCGAAATGTGATGGGCGTCCGAGCTTTCCCCGTAGCCGGTCAGCTGAATGCCGCCGGGCTCGCGGGTGACGATGAAAAGCGCCGCCGCTTCGCCGATGTTGATGCCACATCGGTCCGCCGTGAAGGGCTGACAAGGTGTATCGCTGATCGCGCCCAGCGCATCAAAGCCATGGACGGTCAGGTGACACAGGGTGTCGGCGCCGCCGGCGATCACGGCGTCGGCCTGGCCTGAGAGCAGCAGGCGTCGAGCCGCGCTCAGTGCCCGGGCGCCAGAGCTGCAGGCCGTGGAGATGGTCCAGGCGGGCCCCGAGAGGCCGAGGTGCGCGCGAATGAAATGGGCCGGCGCGCCCAGCTCCTGATGGGCATAGCGATAGTGTTCGTCAAAGTCGTTGCCGGGCCCGGTACGGGCGATGGCCGCCTCGGTTTCGGAGATGCCCGAGGTGCTGGTGCCCATGACCACCGCAATGCGATCCGGGGCGTGGTGTTTGAGCGCCTCATCCAGCTGTGGACTCAGCGCCGCCAGTGCCGTGGCAATGAGGCGGTTATTGCGGCTGGTATGCTCGACCGGCCAGCCCTTGGACGAGACCAGCGCCGTCGTGATATCGCCCAGCGCCAGTACGCGCCCTGGCGTGTAGCGCTCGCTGTTGGTCAGCCCGCGCTGCCCTGTGGCCAGCGCCTTCATGATGGTGTCGTGGTCTCCGCCGAGGCTGCAGATCACGGCCGGCGAGGAGAGTCGGCAATCCTTACGCGTCATGGCGTCTTTCCCGCGTTTTGAGTGTTGCCGAAGGGCGTGATGACCATGCGATAACCAATCTGGAAATCGGTCAGGACGTCATGGGCCTGGTCGGTGGGGTGATCAATGGTATCGATGCGAGCCATGAGCGTGTCGCCGTCCAGAATCTCGCGCACTCGGCCATGTTCGAAACGCTGATCCTGTACCCGCCATGTACTGCCCTTGAAGACCGCCTGCAGATCGGCTTCGGGGCGCAGGCTCCATTCCAGACGCTGGGCAAACCATTTGGCCGGAAAGGGCGGCTCATCCATGATCGACTGGGTGTAGCGCGCGCCCTGATCGTCGCGTACCAGCGTGAACAGCCGCTGACCGGTGGGCGTGGCAATCACCACGCGCATCCCCTGATCAGAGAGACGAATGACCGACAGCAGTGTCTGCTCGGGGCGTGAGGCATCAAAGGGAGTAATGGTCAGCTTGCGCTTGAGCGTTTGTGTTTCGCCCTGCCAGCCGGGCGCCGACTGGGGTGCCATGGCCGGCACGCCACAGCCGGCAAGCAGGGTCAGCATCAGCAAAAGCGCGGCGGGCCAGAGTCGTCGGGACATAAAAAGGGCTGTCATGCGGCGTGTCCACACAGTTGGGCCAGCGTGTTGAGATGGCGACGCGGCTGGCTGACGAAGGGGTTGTTGTCATCCCAGGCATAGCCTGCCAGCACGGCGCTGATCATGCGCCGCAGGTAGGCCGGTGGCTCGGGATGGAAGATGATGGCCGGCAGTCGGCCATCGTACCAGGCATCCACAAAGGCGCGGAAGGTATCGATGCCGTGACGCAGCGGGTGCTCGAAATCTTTCTGCCAGTCCACAACCTGGCCCTCGAGCTGTGCTCTGACCAGCGGTACGGCCAGACAGGCCGAGCGCACGGCGATAGTGACACCGGAGGAAAAAATGGGATCGAGAAATTCTCCGGCGTTGCCCAGGATGGCGTAGCCCGGCCCGGTGAGCGTGGTGACATTGCGGCTGTACCCGCCAAGTGCTGCCACTTCGCGATGAGGCGTGGCGGGGTCGAGCCAGTCATCAAGCTCGCCAAAGGCCTCAAGGCACGCCTGAAAGCGCTGTGGCGCGTCGGCATCCGGGGGCGCCAGTCGTGAAAGCTCATCAGGCGCGCCGACAAAGCCGGCCGAGGCCCGGCCGTTGGCAAAGGGAATCACCCAGTACCAGACATTGGCCTGTGGATGCAGCCCGATCTGAATCTTGGTGCGGTCAAACCCGTGTTCGCGACAGGCCTCGGGCGTCAGCGATAGATGGGTGAACAGGGCCTGGCGCGGCGTCAGATGGGTTTCTTCCAGCGTGTTTTCCAGCCGCCCCAGCACCTGGGCCAGACCGCTGGCATCGAGCACGAAGCGGGCCCTGAGCTGCCAGCAGTGGTCCTGCTCATCACGAATGGTCAGTGTCGGGATCTCGGGGTGGCGATCAAAGGCCATGACCCGCTGACCAAAACGCACCTCGGCGCCGCGCTCACAGGCGGCCTCGATCAGGCGCTGATCGAAGTCGGCACGCTCGACCTGCCAGGCCTGCCCCGTCCCTTCGCTCGACTTGTCCTGGAAGTTGATGTTGACCCGCTCATCGCCGCGGACAAAGCGGGCACCATTTTTCATCTGATAGCCGGCACCCGAGACCACTTCGGCCAGTCCTGCCATTTCAAGGTCCATCAGACACTGCGGCAAAAGGCTCTCGCCGATGGAAAAGCGCGGGAAGTGCGTCGCCTCGATCACGATGATGCGATGGCCGGCCCTGGCCAGCATGGCGGCCGCCACGGCACCGGCAGGCCCGGCACCGATGATGGCCACATCGGTGTCATGCAGAGGCATTTCGGTCTCGGCAGGGGTGGGCACAGAAGTGGTCATGGCGTTATCCGTGGTCGTGTTCATGGTCGGAAGTCGTTGTCTGATCCCCAGGCAGGCGATGCTGCACCAGCGCCGTGAGCAGCCAGACGCTGGCAAGGCCGATCAGGGTGGTCATGCCGATATGATGAAGTACCGGCGTGGCGCTGAAGGCCAGCAGGCCAAAGGCCAGAAGACTCGAGATGATCGACAGCGTGATCGCAAGCCAGGCGTGGTGCGCTCTGGGATGTTCCTGCATGAAGATGCCAGCGTCCAGCCCGATTCCCAGCACCAGCAACAGCGCCAGCTGATGAAACAGATTAAGCGGCACGCCCAGCAGGGCATAGAGCGTCAGCACGGTCAAAATGGCGCCGCCGGCTGGTGCAATGACGCGCCAGGTGCGCCAACGATAGCGCAGGGCCAGCATCAGGGTCAGCACCACAAGCGCGCCGGCCACCCACTGCGCGATCTGGCGGCGCAGCTTGCCCAGCACGTTGCTGATCTGCTCGACCCGGTCGACCAGCTCGATATGTTCATCGCTACGCGCCAGGCTCTCCAGTTGCTGGCGTCCGGCACTGTCGAGTCGGCCGTTCAGCGTGATCATGCCGGCGACCTGTCCCTTGCCGATATCGCCCAGCCACAGGCGCTGATCACTCTCGCCCAGGGGGCTGGCCAGCCAGTGATCCAGCGTCAGCGGTGGTGATGTTTCCAGCATGGCCATGGCGCGTTCGTACAGTGCCGGCGGCAGACCTGCCGAGGCGTATACGCGATCAAGCTGCTGCTGGTAAAGCGTGCGGGTGCGTTCAAGATTGGCGCTTTGACGTGCTCCTGAAGGAACGTGATCGGCCAGGCTGGTATGACTGCTCAGGTGGCCATCCTTCACCAGCCTGTCCAGCATCGGGTCAAGCGACTCCACCCGACCGAGAAAGCCCTCACTGTCGTGAGCCGTGATCAGGAGATAGACGGTGCCGGTATCGCGTCCTAGCTCGCGCTGAATCAGCGCTTCATCGCCGAGCAGCTGCTGTGAAGAGGTGTTGAGCAGACGCAGGCTGTCATCGCTTTGCAGGCGCACGCCGGCAATGACAACGGCGATCACGGCCAGTACCAGTGCCAGGCGCGGGCCGAGCCGACCACGAAGACGCTCGAGCACCTGCCAGAGCCGCCCGGCCAGTGTTTGCGTACCTGGAGTGGTGCGCACGCGCGTCATGGGCAGCCACAGCACCACGGTCAGCCAGGCGCCGATCAGGCCGCAGCCGGCAAACACTGCCATCTGACGAAGCCCAGGCATGGGGGTGAAAGCTTGGACCACATAGGCCATGACGCTGGTCACAAGACCAAGCGCCAGCCCCGGCAGCATGGTGCGCAGCCGAAATGTCCGGCCGGCCAGCACTCGGGCGCACTGAAGATGCAGGGCGTAGTCGATGGCCACGCCGATCAGGCTGCTGCCAAAGGCGATGGTCAACAGATGAATGCCCTGAAACCACCACAGGGTGATTGCCAGTGCAAACACACCGCCGGTTGCCAGTGGCAGCAGCAGGGTGGCGATCGTGACCGGTGAGCGAAACACCACCAGCAAAATGAGCAGTACCCCGATCAGTGAGCCCAGCCCGATGGTACTGATCTCGCTTCTGGCCTGATGGGCGCCGTCGGCGGCGTGAAAGACCATGCCGGAGCGCCAAAGATGCGCTTCTGGGTGCGTCTTTTGAAAGCTTGCGATGGCATCGGTCAAACGATCCTGCAGCCCCGTATCCCAGGCATTACCCGAAAGTGTTGCGGTCATGACAACCAGGTTTCGGCCATCGACCTTGAGCGTGACCAGATCGCCCTGCGTATCGAAGCGGGTGGAGAGCTGGCTGTCGAGCCAGCGGTTGAGCAGTCCGAAGGGGTCGCGCACCGGGTGCTGGTCGATTCCGGTGGGCATGACCAGTGAGGACAGCGACTGACGACGCAGGTCATCGGTGTCACCGCTGTCGATGGTCGCGCGCAGATCATCACTGAGCAGCCGATAGCGCGATGGCCCCAGTACTTCGAGCAGGCTGTCGAGCTGATAGTCGCCCGGGCGATAGCGCAGTTCGCTGACAACGCCTGCCGCCTCCAGATCGCTGGCCAGTTCGGCCGCCGCCTCTCCGGGTTGCTCGGCATCGAGCAGCAGCACAAACCGGTGCGTAAAGGGCGCGCTGAGCTGATCGTTGGCGCGATCAACCCCGGGAGACTGGTGGGTCTCGGGCAGCAGTGCCGTGATGCGGGTATCAAGACTTGCCCCGCGCAGCAGCTGCCAGGCGCTGAAGATCAGACAGATCGTCAGCACCAGCCCCCATAGAAGTGCCGGCAGTCGCAGCGAGCGCATTATGGCGAAGACACCTGTTGCGAAGCGGCGTCAGAGGCGCCGGGGCTTTCGTTCGGCGGCAGCAGATGAATATCGAGGCGATCGCCATCGGCCATGGCCATGCCGATCTGTTCAAGGCGCGCATCGCCATGCATGTCGATGGTATGGAGATAGTTCGCCAGCCCTTGCTGGCGTGGCACCAGCGTGGCATGCCAGTCCGCCTGATCGCCTTCAAGCGTGATGTCAAAGCGTTCTGCCAGCGCCGAGAACTGGCCGTTGAGCAGCTGCATGATCAGCGTCGCCACGCCGGCCGGATCATCGTTGATGTGCTCGCCGTTACGCTCAATGCCTGATTTTGAAAGCTCCATGGTCTCTTCTACCGGCGACTCCAGTGACCAGATCACGTGGTCGCCCTGTTCGAAGCGATAGCGACCGTGGCCATCGATCCGGGTGTCCAGATCGGCCAGATAGCGGGTCTGCTCGAAACGCCCGGACACGTCGCCCTGAGCGGCCAGGTGGTCTGCCAGAGTCTCAAGGCTCATGGCCCTGGCCGGCAGGGCGGCCATCCACAGTGGGAGGGTGACAACGAGAAGGCTCAGCGGTCGTAAACGCGTGCGACAAGACATGTAACTCAAGCTCCTGGGCCGGCAGGACAGCGGGTGTCCGTGGTTTAACGGGGTGGACGTGCGTTTTGCTTTTCGGACTGCCAGAACGGGTAAAAGTTGAACCACTGTAGCGGATAACGACAGCAGAAATGCTCCAGGCGCGAGACAAAGTGCTTCATGGTGCTGTCCATCCAGGCATCGCGCGTCCGGCGCGAAAGACTTGTGGCATCTCCCAGCGACTCAAAGTGCACGTAATGTGACTGTCCCTGCCGGGCGCAGACCAGCAGATACAGCGGACAGCGCAACAGCATGGCCAGCCAGAAGGCGCCTTCGGGAAAGGGCGCCGGTCGGCCGAGAAAATCGATCCAGCGACGTCGGGCGTCGGCTTCGATGGGTTCGCGGTCGGCGGCGATGACCACAAAGCCTCCCTCGGCCACACGAGCCTGAAGCCGCTGGGCCGTGGCAGGCCCCATGTCGCTGACCTCGATGATGTCCACCGACAGCGGGCGGTCGATATCGTTGAACAGGGAGTTGAAGCGCTGGGCGTGCTGAGTATGCATGACCACGCTCATCTTCAGATCGCGACGCAGTCGTCCGAGCGCCTGGCAGACCTCGTGGCTGCCCAGGTGCGTGACCACAATGATGCCGCCCTGACCGGAATCGATGGCAGCTCTGAGTGTTTCACGCTGCTCGATATGGATGGACTCGGGGGCAATGCGGCCGTAAAGCGCCAGCACCTTGTCCAGAATGGCCGTACCGAAGGTGGTGAAATGACGCACGGTGGTCAGACGCGGCATCGACACCGAGGGGCAAAAGGCCTTGAGTCGTGCCTGATATTCGCGTGAGGCACGTCGGGCGATCGGACGGCGCAGCCAGTAATAGATTCCGACCAGAAACAGCACGCCCTGATAGGCATGCGCTCCGAAACGGTCGTAAATGGCCAGCATCAGCCTGATGCCGCCAAGCGAGCCGGACTCACTGATGGCCGACCAGTGGCGCGGCGTACGTTTGCGTCGTGATGATGTCATGAAGAGCTCTTGTGTTGCGCCTCGCGCCGATGCCGGCAGCGCCTGAAGATCAGCATCGGCACTCGTATCAGCATGCCCAGCGTCAGACGCAGGTGCATGCGTGCCATCAGAACGTTGTCGCGAAAAAGGCGAAAGTGGGAGACGCCATCGGTGGGATAGGTTACCCGCACCGGCAGGTTATCGACCGGATGACCGGCCCAGAACCAGCGCACCAGCACCTCGGTATCAAACTCCATGCGATTGCCGCAGCCGTGGCGCAAGAGCATGGCATTGAGCGGGGCCAGCGGGTAAAGGCGCACGCCGCACATGGTATCGCGCAGCGCCATGGACAGCGTGTTGAACCAGACCCACACATGAGTGATGTAGCGACTGACAAAGCGATGAAGCGGCACGCTATGGTCAAAGCGCGGATAGCCGATCAAAAGCCGTTCGGGCGCCTGCCTTGCCGCCTCGATAAAAGGCGGCAGGCTGGCACGATCGTGCTGGCCATCGGCATCGACCTGAAGCGCATGGGTAAATCCTAGGGTCTGGGCATGAGCAAGGCCGTGGCGAACGGCATACCCCTTGCCGCGATTGTGCGGCAGGCGCAGCAGGTGCACATCACTTGCCTGCGCCAGACGATCGAGTACCCCGGCACAGGCCGCGTCGCTGCCATCATCGACCAGCACGATGGGTAGTTTCAGATCGGCGAGCCCCTCACAGGTCGCCACAATGGCGTGCTCATGGTTGTAGACGGGCACCAGCACGCAGGGCGTAAACGCGGCACGGTCTGGGGTGCGATTCATGAAGACTCCCGGGCGCCGGCGGCCGGATCGACACCGAGCAGACGCAGTTGCAGATGCTGACCCCGATGCGAGGCGACGGTGATGTTCAGATCGTCACGCTGGCGGGTCAGGGTCATGACAGCACGATCGCCTGGCAGCAATGGGGCAGGAAAGCGCACCCGACGCATGTCGCGCCATCGATCCGGTTCGCCGAAAAGGCGCTCGGCCTGCTGGCGCGCCCAGTGAATCAGGGCAATGCCGGGCACGATCGGGCGGCCCGGGAAGTGGCCTTCCAGTGCTGCCAGTCGCTCCGGGACCTCAAGCGTAATCCGGCGTTGATCGAACGTTGGAGACTCGATATCCAGCCAGCGTGGCTGTCGTCGATCGTCCAGATCATCAAACAGGTGGCGTGCCATGGTCCGGGTCAGCTTGCCCTGCGCGTTGACCGGCAAATGGTGCACAAAGCGCCAGAAGCGCGGCAGCACCACCGGCTCAAAGGCATCGGCCAGATGCTGTCGCAGGGCGCTGATGAGGGCTCGGCGCGTGTCATGATCATGAGCAATGCTTTCCTCGGTCATGGCCACAATGGCGCCAATGCGGCCGCCCGAATGATCGATGGTCAGACAGCGGGCACTCAGGACGCCAGCAAAGCATTCGATATGATGAGCCAGCCCTTCAAGCGAGACCCGTTTGCCGGCGACCTTGACGATACGGTCGGCGCGCCCGTGGAGGGTAAAGCGGGCAGGGTGCTCGTCGAGCAGCTCGATGTGGTCGGCCTGCTCGTGCCACTGTTCCGGCTCGGGCAGCCGTTTTGATCGCAAAAGGGTACGTTTACCGTCGCAGCGCAGCACGACATCATCAAGCGCCTGCCATGTCGTGTCCTGACATGGTCTGCGCCAGGCAATGGCGCCGCTTTCCGAGCTGCCGTAGATTTCGATGAGCTCACTGCCCATCAGGGCTTCGGCCTGTACGGCGGCGTCATGGGGCAGGGGAGCCGCGGCACTGAAAATGCGTCCGGGGGCGCGCTCCGGCATGCCGGTAGTACTTTCCGGCAGGCGGGAAAGCTGGGGCGGTGAGCTGATCAGGGCGCTGACCGGCAGGCGGGTCAGCCACTCGGCCAGCGTCTCGGGCCAGGTCACGATCTCGAGCCCGAAGGGGTGTGAGGTGGCAAGCGCCCTCAAAAGT contains:
- a CDS encoding beta-ketoacyl-ACP synthase, with product MTRKDCRLSSPAVICSLGGDHDTIMKALATGQRGLTNSERYTPGRVLALGDITTALVSSKGWPVEHTSRNNRLIATALAALSPQLDEALKHHAPDRIAVVMGTSTSGISETEAAIARTGPGNDFDEHYRYAHQELGAPAHFIRAHLGLSGPAWTISTACSSGARALSAARRLLLSGQADAVIAGGADTLCHLTVHGFDALGAISDTPCQPFTADRCGINIGEAAALFIVTREPGGIQLTGYGESSDAHHISAPAPDGHGAIAAIRQALDMAGRTPGDIDYLNLHGTATTHNDAMEALALHDVFGSRQPPASSTKALTGHTLGAAGALEAAFCWLALEHGFLPRHVHDQPLDASLMPLSLVDAGITGQPRVALSNAFAFGGNNAALVLERHDA
- a CDS encoding universal stress protein encodes the protein MSRTIIACFDDQARSDSAIGDYAAWAARRIEAPLCLLHVLEQKVITHEDYSGQIGLGTRERMLEERTEEEGRMIRQARDEGRQMLEALKARLTDDTLTPQTQQRHGVLAETLREQCQKEDLLVLGRCGHQHDHEDESTSLGAHLEDLAQHLDVPMLIAPARFQVPARAMVAFDGSERGLEQLSRLVKWGWLEGLETHVVHVSEPADKAPAERGAELLKAAGIDAQPVTLEGDAGRKLPAYAREQAIDFVAMGAYGHSSLRRFLMGSTTHRLLEAMPGAILLMR
- a CDS encoding methyltransferase domain-containing protein; this translates as MTFKAALYGWTATTLRTLDHHGVRLRYPYRDRIMFENHILPAIAGDDSIRRVLMVGCGWYTHHYPSLLGDTEVTTIDLDAAKRPFGGDSHIVGNLTMLGDHIPDEGLDAVLCNGVLGWGLNELADVEQAFTACIDCLRPGGLLLLGWNDHPPYNRVSPEDIPAFAQLEPVRVPGLDAHRVVALPRNQHCFQAFRKPFSD
- the fabG gene encoding 3-oxoacyl-ACP reductase FabG codes for the protein MSQTILITGASRGIGRAAALRLARDGFDIVVHYRHSEAGARAVADEITAMGRQARLLSFDVGDREQARACLEADIAEHGAYHGVVLNAGFHQDAPFPGMSDEQWDSVLNVDLGGFYNVLRPLVMPMIQRRKPGRIVVLSSAAGVIGNRGQVNYGAAKGGLIAASKSLALELAKRKITVNCIAPGWVNTDMTDNIDVDIKKIVPMQRMGDAEEVAGVISFLCSKDSSYVTRQVIAVNGGLF
- a CDS encoding SulP family inorganic anion transporter translates to MRGSIKQNWLSNIRPDVLSGLVVALALIPEAIAFSIIAGVDPQVGLYASFSMAVVISITGGRPAMISAATGAMALLMVTLVRDHGLEYLLAATILTGLLQILWGYLKLANLMRFVSRSVVVGFVNALAILIFMAQLPEITGANATLTVYAIMLGGLAIIYLFPYVPKVGKVVPSPMVCIVLMTAVAMIFGLDVRTVGDMGSLPDSLPVFLIPDIPLNLDTLMIIFPYALTLSMVGLLESMMTATIVDDLTDTPSDKNRECRGQGIANVATGFLGGMAGCAMIGQTVINVKSGGRTRLSTMTAGVGLLIMVVFLGPWVAQIPMAALVAVMVMVSIGTFDWGSIRDLPKKPLTTNIVMLATVAVTVATHNLAMGVLVGVLLAALFFANKIGRILQIDSVLAEQEGKQQRDYHVRGQVFFASTTRFADAFDVKEGVDRVCINVTHAHFWDITAVEVLDRIVMKFRREGIDVEVIGLNEASQTMVDRFGVHDKTDGIIEPGGH
- a CDS encoding ApeP family dehydratase; translated protein: MPESSPESVWPPVASLVPHQGPMCLLDHVINADEHHIVAAVTPSSGDLFAGTRGIAVQVALEWMAQASAAWSTLQPREGGTPRQGMLLGARRFEANTDYLSFDCPLEVRVSVDTVADSGLGTFEGVLYRSGDTPEHDWLARATLSVLQTPDDA